A stretch of Physeter macrocephalus isolate SW-GA chromosome 8, ASM283717v5, whole genome shotgun sequence DNA encodes these proteins:
- the LOC102975435 gene encoding keratin-associated protein 13-1-like produces MSYNCCSGNFSFRSLGGHLCYPGSFYSSNLVYSTDLCSPSTCQLGSSLYSQETCCELTRCQTSLVVSSPCQTFCYRPSTSSLCSPCWTTYSGCLGFRSSSCSSLSSGSRSCYSLGYGFRGLKPRGYGVCGFPSLGCGSRFCRPTHFASSSCQSSCYRPTCGFGFYHSTC; encoded by the coding sequence ATGTCCTATAATTGCTGCTCTGGAAACTTCTCCTTCCGCTCCCTCGGGGGCCACTTGTGCTACCCAGGCTCCTTCTACTCCAGCAACCTGGTCTACAGCACTGACCTCTGCTCTCCCAGCACCTGCCAGCTGGGCTCCTCTCTCTACAGTCAGGAGACCTGCTGTGAGCTCACCAGGTGCCAAACATCCCTTGTGGTGTCCAGTCCCTGCCAGACATTCTGCTACCGCCCCAGTACCTCCAGTCTCTGCAGTCCCTGCTGGACAACTTATTCTGGGTGTCTGGGCTTTAGGTCCAGCAGCTGCAGTTCCTTGAGCTCTGGATCCAGAAGCTGCTACTCACTGGGCTATGGATTCCGTGGCCTCAAACCCCGGGGTTATGGAGTCtgtggcttcccttccctgggctgTGGATCCAGATTCTGCCGTCCTACCCACTTTGCCTCCAGTAGCTGCCAATCATCGTGTTACAGACCAACATGTGGATTCGGTTTCTATCATTCAACTTGTTGA